A single genomic interval of Streptomyces graminofaciens harbors:
- a CDS encoding ABC transporter ATP-binding protein gives MTAPTTSAPDKDPNEEEPPARQPTPVDPFDHDDLPTPPGATAALLRSLLAPMKARVVLTSVLLLLQQAAVQAGPLLVAYAIDRAVPTFRDGRHGPLVAVAVAYLLCAVASGALQYAFISVSARVSQDVLLDLRGRIFRHAQALSVDFHERYTSGRLISRSTTDVESLRELLDEGLQELVTVILSVVYISAMLLWLDLGLGAAAVASFGPLYWFVRRYRRRATKVYGARSTAIAAVIVKFAETMNGIRPVRAFRREQANDEEFGVLNKRHERKNGDALLEMARYVVSSRVVANITVAGIVLWGAYRVAADSLALGVLAAAVLYLRRLYDPIDRLGMFLNSYQSAAASLEKIAGLLAQTPSVPEPAEPRELPPPASELPGREVVFEGVRFAYRTGGEVLPRFDLTLPAGRTVAVVGSTGAGKSTLAKLLARFYDPSDGRVLLDGVDLRDLAVPELRRGVVMVTQESFLFSGTVAENITIGRPDAGRAEIEQAAKAIGAHDFISALPEGYDTDVRKRGGRISAGQRQLVAFARALLADPAVLILDEATSSLDIPGERAVQRAMSTVLRGRTAVVIAHRLSTVEIADRVLVMEHGRIVEDGSPTELIAGTGRFADLHRAWRDSLA, from the coding sequence ATGACGGCGCCCACGACTTCCGCGCCGGACAAGGACCCCAACGAAGAGGAACCCCCCGCGCGACAACCCACCCCCGTCGACCCCTTCGACCACGACGACCTCCCCACTCCCCCGGGCGCCACCGCCGCCCTCCTGCGCTCCCTCCTCGCCCCGATGAAGGCCCGGGTCGTGCTCACCAGCGTGCTGCTGCTGCTTCAGCAGGCGGCGGTGCAGGCGGGCCCGCTGCTGGTGGCGTACGCGATCGACCGGGCCGTGCCGACCTTCCGGGACGGCCGGCACGGGCCGCTGGTCGCCGTGGCGGTGGCGTACCTGCTGTGCGCGGTGGCGTCGGGCGCGCTGCAGTACGCGTTCATCTCGGTCTCCGCGCGGGTCAGTCAGGACGTGCTGCTCGATCTGCGCGGGCGGATCTTCCGGCACGCGCAGGCGCTGAGCGTGGACTTCCACGAGCGGTACACCTCGGGGCGGCTGATCTCCCGTTCCACCACGGATGTCGAGTCGTTGCGCGAGCTGCTCGACGAAGGTCTCCAGGAGCTGGTGACCGTCATCCTCTCCGTCGTCTACATCTCGGCGATGCTGCTCTGGCTGGACCTCGGCCTGGGCGCGGCGGCGGTGGCGTCGTTCGGGCCGCTGTACTGGTTCGTACGGCGGTATCGGCGTCGGGCCACAAAGGTCTACGGCGCCCGGTCCACCGCCATCGCCGCCGTGATCGTGAAGTTCGCGGAGACGATGAACGGCATCCGGCCGGTGCGCGCGTTCCGCCGCGAGCAGGCGAACGACGAGGAGTTCGGCGTCCTCAACAAGCGGCACGAGCGCAAGAACGGCGACGCGCTGCTGGAGATGGCCCGCTATGTGGTCAGCTCGCGGGTAGTCGCCAACATCACGGTCGCGGGGATCGTGCTGTGGGGCGCGTACCGGGTGGCGGCGGACTCGCTCGCGCTGGGTGTGCTGGCGGCGGCGGTGCTGTATCTGCGGCGGCTGTACGACCCGATCGACCGGCTCGGCATGTTCCTCAACTCGTACCAGTCGGCGGCGGCCTCGCTGGAGAAGATCGCGGGGCTGCTGGCCCAGACGCCGTCGGTCCCCGAGCCCGCCGAGCCCAGGGAGTTGCCGCCCCCCGCCTCCGAACTGCCCGGCCGCGAGGTCGTGTTCGAGGGCGTGCGGTTCGCGTACCGCACCGGCGGCGAGGTGCTGCCCCGTTTCGATCTCACCCTCCCGGCCGGCCGGACCGTGGCCGTGGTCGGCTCCACCGGCGCCGGCAAGTCGACGCTCGCCAAGCTGCTCGCCCGGTTCTACGACCCCTCGGACGGGCGCGTCCTCCTCGACGGCGTCGACCTGCGCGACCTCGCTGTGCCCGAGCTGCGGCGCGGGGTGGTCATGGTCACCCAGGAGTCGTTCCTGTTCTCCGGCACGGTCGCCGAGAACATCACGATCGGCCGCCCCGACGCCGGCCGCGCGGAGATCGAGCAGGCCGCCAAGGCCATCGGCGCCCATGACTTCATCAGCGCGCTGCCGGAGGGCTACGACACCGACGTACGCAAGCGGGGCGGTCGTATCTCCGCCGGGCAGCGCCAGCTCGTCGCGTTCGCGCGTGCGTTGCTCGCCGACCCGGCCGTCCTCATCCTCGACGAGGCGACCAGCTCCCTGGACATCCCCGGGGAGCGGGCGGTGCAGCGCGCGATGTCGACCGTGCTGCGCGGCCGTACGGCCGTCGTGATCGCCCACCGGCTGTCCACGGTCGAGATCGCCGACCGGGTGCTGGTGATGGAACACGGCCGGATCGTGGAGGACGGCAGCCCGACCGAACTGATCGCGGGAACGGGCAGGTTCGCGGATCTGCACCGGGCGTGGCGGGACAGCTTGGCATAG
- a CDS encoding ABC transporter transmembrane domain-containing protein — MINAYEDPGTPDCHGGGAYLWWLVKRQAGRSALGSLISCVWMVLLAATPYLLSRAIDEGLEPGDHRALAGWTAALFCVGVFNAWLSIMRHRTMTRVRMDANFRTVKVVVDQAVRLGAALPRRVGAGEVVTIGVGDVHTISSSLTVIGPGVGAIAAYLVVAGLLVSVSLPIAAVVLLGMPLMAVLVGPLLRRLQGTETEYRERQGVLTSRIADLAGGLRVLNGLGGKGLVADAFHRDSQRLRAQGYRVGAVTSWVQALGVGLPTLFLAVVTWLAARLAAQGAITVGELVSVYGYVTVLVRPVAYFVEWGYEVSRGVVAARRVIRFLRLEPLPDHGTRDAPAEPSTLHDPESGVRVPPGRLTALACARPGDAAMVVDRLGRYAVSAVTWGGTPLDEIPLTQVRERILVADHEADLFSGPLRELVGGRADPDDDTIARAVRAAVAEDVVQGLPDGLDSVIDAQGRNISGGQRQRVRLVRALLADPEVLLAVEPTSALDAHTEARVAARLRAAREGRTTFVTTTSPLVLEHADTVHYLVDGKVAATGGHRELLERAPGYRALVARDTEDTQAAVDAGEEVTR, encoded by the coding sequence ATGATCAACGCGTACGAGGACCCCGGCACACCCGACTGCCACGGCGGCGGCGCCTACCTGTGGTGGCTGGTCAAACGCCAGGCCGGCCGCTCCGCACTCGGCTCACTCATCTCCTGCGTGTGGATGGTGCTGCTCGCAGCGACGCCGTATCTCCTGTCACGGGCGATCGACGAAGGACTCGAACCCGGCGACCACCGCGCACTGGCCGGCTGGACAGCCGCGCTGTTCTGTGTCGGCGTCTTCAACGCCTGGCTGAGCATCATGCGGCACCGCACGATGACCCGGGTGCGGATGGACGCCAACTTCCGTACGGTCAAGGTCGTCGTGGACCAGGCCGTGCGGCTCGGGGCCGCGCTGCCGCGCCGGGTGGGGGCCGGTGAGGTCGTCACGATCGGGGTGGGCGACGTCCACACCATCTCGTCGTCGCTGACCGTCATCGGTCCGGGCGTCGGCGCGATCGCCGCGTATCTGGTGGTCGCCGGGCTGCTCGTGTCGGTCTCGCTGCCGATCGCGGCGGTGGTGCTGCTCGGGATGCCGCTGATGGCCGTACTCGTGGGGCCGTTGCTGCGACGGTTGCAGGGCACCGAGACGGAGTACCGCGAGCGGCAGGGCGTGCTGACCTCGCGGATCGCGGATCTCGCGGGCGGGCTGCGCGTCCTCAACGGGCTGGGTGGCAAGGGGCTGGTCGCCGACGCGTTCCACCGGGACTCGCAGCGGCTGCGGGCGCAGGGGTACCGGGTCGGGGCGGTGACCAGCTGGGTGCAGGCGCTCGGGGTGGGGCTGCCGACGCTGTTCCTCGCGGTGGTGACCTGGCTGGCGGCCCGGCTCGCCGCCCAGGGGGCCATCACGGTGGGCGAGTTGGTGTCGGTGTACGGGTACGTCACCGTGCTGGTGCGGCCGGTGGCGTACTTCGTCGAGTGGGGTTATGAGGTGAGCCGCGGGGTGGTGGCGGCCCGCCGCGTCATCCGGTTCCTGCGGCTGGAACCGCTGCCGGACCACGGCACCCGGGACGCGCCCGCGGAGCCCTCGACGCTGCACGACCCCGAGTCGGGCGTACGGGTGCCGCCGGGGCGGCTGACCGCGCTGGCCTGTGCCCGGCCCGGCGACGCCGCGATGGTGGTGGACCGCCTCGGCCGGTACGCCGTATCGGCGGTGACCTGGGGCGGGACACCGCTCGACGAGATCCCGTTGACGCAGGTCAGAGAGCGGATCCTGGTCGCCGACCACGAGGCCGACCTGTTCTCGGGACCGCTGCGGGAGCTGGTCGGCGGCCGGGCCGATCCCGACGACGACACCATCGCCCGGGCGGTGCGGGCCGCCGTGGCCGAGGACGTCGTCCAGGGGCTGCCGGACGGGCTCGACTCGGTGATCGACGCCCAGGGCCGCAACATCTCCGGCGGCCAGCGGCAGCGCGTACGGCTGGTGCGGGCGCTGCTCGCCGATCCCGAGGTGCTGCTCGCCGTCGAGCCGACCTCGGCCCTCGACGCCCACACGGAGGCACGGGTGGCGGCACGGCTGCGGGCCGCCCGCGAGGGCCGTACGACGTTCGTCACGACCACCTCGCCTCTCGTGCTGGAGCACGCCGACACCGTCCACTACCTGGTCGACGGCAAGGTCGCGGCCACCGGCGGCCACCGGGAACTGCTGGAGCGGGCACCGGGGTACAGGGCGCTGGTGGCCCGGGACACGGAAGACACACAGGCCGCGGTGGACGCGGGCGAGGAGGTCACACGGTGA
- a CDS encoding ABC transporter ATP-binding protein has product MSATSSRGLPVAGPGEVRRAAVRLVRADGRAFLAVLALNAAAAGAGLTGPWLLGRIIDEVRGGGGVGAVDRLALTILLCAVAQLLLARWARYVGHRFGERMLARVREEFVDRVLALPASVVERAGTGDLTARGTADVDAVGKTLRDVGPELLINTVQSLFLIGAVFALDPLLGACGLVGLTGIWFVLRWYLRRARDGYLAEGAASSEVAEIVAATAAGARTVEALRLQRRRIAASRDALETSRRRRFYTLSLRTVFFPGVEISYLVPVVTVLLLGGVLHARGTMSVGAVVAAALYLLQLGGPLDEILMRIEQLQSSGASFARVEGLAEAPHTVAADSPEPADDRIDVTGVRYAYDRGGEVLRGVDLSLRPGERLAVVGPSGAGKTTLSRLLAGVDAPTAGSVTVGGVPVVALGPERLRRQVVLVTQEHHVFLGTVRDNLLIAEPSAGDEELWAALATVGADEWVRELPDGLGTRLGEGGRRTDGPQAQQLALARVVLADPHTLILDEATALLDPTTARHAERALAAVLEGRTVIAIAHRLHTAHDADRVAVMEDGRLTELGPHDTLVAAGGTYAALWHSWHGDQRPPV; this is encoded by the coding sequence GTGAGCGCCACGTCGTCGCGGGGACTTCCCGTCGCCGGGCCCGGGGAGGTGCGGCGGGCGGCCGTACGGCTGGTCCGGGCCGACGGGCGGGCCTTCCTCGCCGTGCTGGCGCTGAACGCGGCGGCGGCAGGGGCGGGGCTCACCGGGCCGTGGCTGCTCGGGCGGATCATCGACGAGGTGCGCGGCGGGGGCGGTGTCGGGGCCGTGGACCGGCTGGCGCTCACGATCCTGCTGTGCGCGGTGGCGCAGCTGCTGCTGGCGCGCTGGGCCCGGTATGTGGGGCACCGGTTCGGGGAGCGGATGCTGGCGCGGGTGCGCGAGGAGTTCGTGGACCGGGTGCTGGCGCTGCCCGCGTCGGTGGTGGAGCGGGCCGGCACCGGTGATCTGACGGCGCGTGGCACGGCCGATGTGGACGCCGTCGGCAAGACACTGCGCGATGTCGGGCCCGAACTGCTCATCAACACCGTGCAGTCTCTGTTCCTGATCGGGGCGGTGTTCGCGCTGGACCCGCTGCTCGGCGCGTGCGGGCTGGTCGGGCTGACCGGCATCTGGTTCGTGCTGCGCTGGTATCTGCGCCGGGCGCGGGACGGCTATCTCGCCGAGGGCGCGGCGAGCTCCGAGGTCGCCGAGATCGTGGCGGCGACGGCGGCCGGGGCCCGTACGGTCGAGGCGTTGCGGCTTCAGCGGCGGCGGATCGCCGCGAGCCGGGACGCGCTGGAGACGTCCCGGCGCAGGCGGTTCTACACGCTCTCCCTGCGCACGGTGTTCTTCCCCGGCGTGGAGATCTCCTATCTCGTGCCCGTGGTGACGGTGCTGCTGCTCGGCGGGGTGCTGCACGCGCGCGGCACGATGAGCGTGGGCGCGGTCGTGGCTGCGGCCCTGTATCTGCTGCAGCTCGGCGGTCCGCTGGACGAGATCTTGATGCGGATCGAGCAACTGCAGAGCAGTGGCGCCTCGTTCGCCCGGGTGGAGGGCCTGGCCGAGGCGCCGCACACGGTCGCGGCCGACTCCCCGGAGCCGGCGGACGACCGGATCGACGTGACCGGCGTGCGGTACGCCTACGACCGCGGGGGCGAGGTGCTGCGCGGGGTCGACCTGTCGTTGCGTCCCGGGGAGCGGTTGGCGGTGGTCGGTCCCTCCGGCGCCGGGAAGACCACCCTGAGCAGGCTGCTGGCGGGAGTCGACGCGCCGACCGCCGGTTCGGTGACCGTGGGCGGGGTGCCCGTCGTCGCCCTCGGGCCCGAGCGGCTGCGCCGCCAGGTCGTCCTCGTCACCCAGGAGCACCATGTGTTCCTCGGCACGGTTCGAGACAACCTGCTGATCGCCGAACCCTCCGCCGGGGACGAGGAGTTGTGGGCGGCGCTCGCCACCGTCGGCGCCGACGAGTGGGTACGGGAGCTGCCGGACGGCCTCGGCACCCGGCTCGGCGAGGGCGGCCGCCGTACGGACGGCCCGCAGGCCCAGCAGCTCGCGCTGGCCCGTGTCGTCCTGGCCGACCCGCACACCCTGATCCTCGACGAGGCCACGGCCCTGCTGGACCCGACGACCGCCCGCCACGCCGAGCGCGCCCTCGCCGCCGTGCTGGAGGGCCGTACGGTCATCGCCATCGCCCACCGGCTGCACACCGCGCACGACGCCGACCGCGTGGCCGTGATGGAGGACGGCCGCCTCACCGAACTGGGCCCGCACGACACGCTGGTGGCGGCCGGTGGCACGTACGCGGCGCTGTGGCACTCGTGGCACGGGGACCAGCGGCCGCCCGTGTGA
- a CDS encoding CU044_2847 family protein, which translates to MGSEGRNSRRLEGLVGLGVYDRSEGPFVSYVTAGGERVLVEVEQPEDGFRPVSRERAFGYLSDTFRPVMRIAESFVQEARNSGARPDEVQLRFGIKMTATGEAVVSQVSDGHFEVTLSWTRDNRPGDTGEI; encoded by the coding sequence ATGGGCTCCGAGGGGCGGAACAGCCGGAGGCTGGAGGGGTTGGTCGGCTTGGGCGTGTACGACAGGAGTGAGGGACCGTTCGTCTCCTACGTCACCGCAGGCGGTGAGCGCGTCCTGGTGGAGGTCGAGCAACCCGAGGACGGGTTCCGTCCCGTCTCTCGGGAGCGTGCGTTCGGCTATCTGTCGGACACGTTCAGACCGGTCATGCGCATCGCCGAGTCGTTCGTCCAGGAAGCGAGGAACTCCGGGGCCCGCCCCGACGAAGTGCAGTTGCGCTTCGGCATCAAGATGACGGCGACCGGCGAGGCTGTGGTGTCTCAGGTCTCGGACGGGCACTTCGAGGTGACGCTGAGCTGGACTCGGGACAACCGGCCCGGCGACACGGGCGAGATCTGA